The following are encoded together in the Salvia hispanica cultivar TCC Black 2014 chromosome 6, UniMelb_Shisp_WGS_1.0, whole genome shotgun sequence genome:
- the LOC125193497 gene encoding probable disease resistance RPP8-like protein 2 has translation MAEGFISYQDKGPNETLRDVAQRYLTELVMRSMVQLHKFWLCSPLNKFDKCGLHDLMHDLCYSKAEAEEEKFLKRIDASKYLTDILSPTQTRLVIPPSIGGSVTRLAISCDFERNVSGIDGLEEVKGLIRSFMLFQNGLNLPTNIGFKESTIDFKMSQYLRIFVVEGCEFEGGNLPIKVGELIHLRYLSLRKSGVRELPKSICSLPYLQTLDLNVQNVIRLPNVIYKMKRLKHLFFSPWCDIIVIGGEKLRLDGLHELETLEWINSKTTCIADIPKLISLQSLRVSVWDADSMSIVLSNKNSQLRETRLQVKSCDLSSEKDMEVLNEGLMSPSLVFLRMHECNMSGDFPRYKKGMCQNLVILGLFNCKGKVDVEEFGKYPMLQELTLQNFVKMAETITFRSNSFPQLEHLGLSELQDLKKWEVEKGAMPKLTSLLIDECRNLEKVPDGLRFSSSLRRMDIMNMPREFIERVNEEDYGPFVEKRIKGASA, from the coding sequence ATGGCGGAAGGCTTCATTTCATACCAAGATAAAGGACCTAACGAGACTCTAAGAGATGTGGCCCAGAGATATCTAACAGAACTTGTTATGAGGTCTATGGTTCAACTCCATAAATTTTGGTTATGCTCTCCACTTAACAAGTTCGATAAGTGTGGGCTTCATGATTTGATGCATGATCTCTGCTATTCTAAAGCTGAAGCCGAAGAAGAAAAGTTTCTGAAGCGCATTGATGCTTCTAAATATCTGACCGACATTCTTTCACCAACTCAAACAAGGTTAGTAATACCTCCCTCCATTGGCGGTTCCGTAACCAGATTAGCCATCAGTTGTGACTTCGAGCGTAATGTGTCAGGTATAGATGGGTTAGAGGAAGTTAAAGGTCTAATTAGATCGTTTATGCTTTTCCAAAATGGTTTAAATTTACCAACCAATATTGGCTTCAAAGAGAGTACGATTGACTTTAAGATGTCGCAATACTTGAGGATATTTGTGGTAGAAGGTTGTGAGTTTGAAGGGGGAAATTTACCAATCAAGGTGGGTGAACTTATTCATTTGAGATACTTGAGTTTGAGGAAGTCTGGTGTGAGAGAGCTACCAAAGTCTATATGCAGCCTGCCATACTTGCAGACCTTAGATTTGAATGTCCAGAATGTTATTAGATTGccaaatgtgatttataagATGAAAAGACTAAAGCATCTGTTTTTCTCACCATGGTGTGACATAATAGTGATTGGAGGGGAGAAACTAAGACTAGATGGGCTGCACGAGTTGGAGACATTAGAATGGATCAACAGTAAGACAACTTGCATTGCAGATATCCCCAAATTGATTAGTCTACAGAGTCTACGTGTTAGTGTTTGGGATGCGGATAGCATGTCAATTGTGTTGAGCAACAAAAATAGCCAATTACGTGAGACTCGTCTTCAGGTTAAGTCATGTGATCTAAGTTCAGAGAAAGATATGGAGGTTTTAAATGAGGGGTTGATGTCTCCATCGTTGGTTTTTTTGAGGATGCATGAATGCAATATGAGTGGCGATTTTCCACGCTACAAAAAAGGGATGTGTCAGAATTTAGTAATTTTGGGACTATTTAACTGCAAGGGTAAGGTAGACGTGGAGGAGTTTGGCAAGTATCCCATGTTGCAAGAGCTGACTTTACAGAACTTTGTCAAGATGGCAGAAACAATAACTTTCCGTTCAAATTCATTTCCACAACTCGAGCACCTTGGATTAAGCGAGTTGCAAGATTTAAAGAAATGGGAAGTGGAAAAAGGAGCAATGCCAAAACTTACTTCCTTGTTAATCGATGAGTGCCGCAATTTGGAGAAGGTTCCAGATGGTCTGAgattctcctcctctcttcGACGGATGGACATCATGAATATGCCAAGAGAATTTATAGAGAGAGTAAATGAAGAAGATTATGGGCCATTTGTcgagaaaagaataaaaggaGCAAGTGCCTGA